The following proteins are encoded in a genomic region of Oncorhynchus kisutch isolate 150728-3 linkage group LG6, Okis_V2, whole genome shotgun sequence:
- the LOC109892919 gene encoding glucose-6-phosphate exchanger SLC37A2 isoform X1: MRSSLAPGIRLITSFSRDSWYRGFTLFLTFLFYTSYHLSRKPISIVKSELHKNCSTLIRPPNLNGTDNETWCDWAPFDQDNYQTLFGAVDNSFLVAYAIGMFFSGIFGERVPLRYYLTTGMLLSGLFTCLFGLGFYWNIHSIWYYAFVQAMNGLVQTTGWPAVVACVGNWFGKGKRGFIMGVWNSHTSVGNILGSLIAGIFVSSAWGMSFIVPGIIIASTGILCFFFLVEKPEDVGCSPPQHHEDNEKEPLLQNSSSSEEIFSSPGLSNSISSESTEEHTEAISFCGALRIPGVMEFSLCLLFAKLVSYTFLYWLPLYISNVAHFDPKEAGDMSTLFDVGGIVGGVVAGLVSDQTGGRASTCCVMLIVAAPMLFLYNHIGQHSLATTIGMLLVCGALVNGPYALITTAVSADLGTHESLSGNSRALSTVTAIIDGTGSIGAALGPLLAGVISPTGWNNVFFMLITADILACLLLSRLVYKEVRGWCGHSPRQRGFKEI, from the exons GTACAGAGGTTTCACCCTCTTCCTCACCTTTCTCTTCTATACCAGCTACCATCTCTCCCGGAAACCCATCAGCATCGTCAAG AGTGAGCTGCACAAAAATTGTTCCACCCTCATTCGGCCACCAAACCTCAACGGCACTGACAATGAAACCTGGTGTGACTGGGCGCCATTTG ACCAGGACAACTACCAGACGCTGTTTGGAGCCGTGGACAACTCTTTCCTCGTTGCTTATGCCATTGGCATGTTTTTCAG TGGGATATTTGGTGAGCGCGTGCCCTTGCGCTACTACCTGACCACCGGGATGCTTCTCAGTGGTCTCTTCACATGTCTGTTTGGCCTGGGCTTCTACTGGAATATCCACTCTATCTGGTACTACGCCTTCGTCCAG GCAATGAATGGACTAGTGCAGACAACGGGCTGGCCTGCAGTGGTGGCCTGCGTTGGGAACTGGTTTGGAAAGGGGAA GCGAGGGTTCATCATGGGCGTGTGGAACTCTCACACCTCGGTAGGCAATATCCTGGGTTCGCTCATCGCCGGCATCTTTGTATCCTCGGCCTGGGGCATGTCCTTCATCGTGCCCGGCATCATTATCGCATCCACGGGCATTCTCTGCTTCTTCTTCCTGGTGGAGA AACCAGAAGATGTCGGCTGCAGCCCTCCACAGCACCAT GAGGACAACGAGAAGGAGCCTCTCTTACAAAACTCATCTAGTAGCGAGGAGATCTTCAGCAGTCCTGGCCTGTCCAACTCTATCTCCTCCGAGTCGACAGAGGAGCACACCGAGGCCATCAGCTTCTGTGGGGCCCTCAGGATACCT GGTGTAATGgagttctccctctgtctgctgtTCGCTAAGCTTGTTAGCTACACCTTTCTCTACTGGcttcctctctacatctctaatGTTG CCCATTTTGACCCCAAGGAAGCTGGGGACATGTCAACACTATTTGATGTAGGAGGAATTGTGG GGGGCGTTGTGGCTGGACTGGTGTCGGACCAAACTGGGGGCAGAGCCTCAACCTGCTGTGTCATGTTAATAGTGGCTGCTCCTATG CTGTTCCTGTACAACCACATTGGACAGCATAGCCTAGCAACCACAATCG GGATGCTGTTGGTGTGTGGAGCCCTGGTGAACGGACCCTACGCCCTCATCACCACCGCTGTGTCTGCTGACCTG GGGACACATGAGAGCCTGAGTGGAAACTCTAGAGCGTTGTCAACGGTCACGGCCATAATTGACGGCACAGGGTCAATAG GTGCTGCCCTAGGTCCTCTGTTAGCAGGAGTGATCTCTCCGACGGGGTGGAACAATGTCTTCTTCATGCTGATCACTGCTGATATCCTCGCCTGTTTG CTGCTGTCCAGGCTGGTGTATAAGGAGGTGAGGGGCTGGTGTGGACACAGCCCCAGACAAAGAGG
- the LOC109892919 gene encoding glucose-6-phosphate exchanger SLC37A2 isoform X2 — protein MRSSLAPGIRLITSFSRDSCYHLSRKPISIVKSELHKNCSTLIRPPNLNGTDNETWCDWAPFDQDNYQTLFGAVDNSFLVAYAIGMFFSGIFGERVPLRYYLTTGMLLSGLFTCLFGLGFYWNIHSIWYYAFVQAMNGLVQTTGWPAVVACVGNWFGKGKRGFIMGVWNSHTSVGNILGSLIAGIFVSSAWGMSFIVPGIIIASTGILCFFFLVEKPEDVGCSPPQHHEDNEKEPLLQNSSSSEEIFSSPGLSNSISSESTEEHTEAISFCGALRIPGVMEFSLCLLFAKLVSYTFLYWLPLYISNVAHFDPKEAGDMSTLFDVGGIVGGVVAGLVSDQTGGRASTCCVMLIVAAPMLFLYNHIGQHSLATTIGMLLVCGALVNGPYALITTAVSADLGTHESLSGNSRALSTVTAIIDGTGSIGAALGPLLAGVISPTGWNNVFFMLITADILACLLLSRLVYKEVRGWCGHSPRQRGFKEI, from the exons CTACCATCTCTCCCGGAAACCCATCAGCATCGTCAAG AGTGAGCTGCACAAAAATTGTTCCACCCTCATTCGGCCACCAAACCTCAACGGCACTGACAATGAAACCTGGTGTGACTGGGCGCCATTTG ACCAGGACAACTACCAGACGCTGTTTGGAGCCGTGGACAACTCTTTCCTCGTTGCTTATGCCATTGGCATGTTTTTCAG TGGGATATTTGGTGAGCGCGTGCCCTTGCGCTACTACCTGACCACCGGGATGCTTCTCAGTGGTCTCTTCACATGTCTGTTTGGCCTGGGCTTCTACTGGAATATCCACTCTATCTGGTACTACGCCTTCGTCCAG GCAATGAATGGACTAGTGCAGACAACGGGCTGGCCTGCAGTGGTGGCCTGCGTTGGGAACTGGTTTGGAAAGGGGAA GCGAGGGTTCATCATGGGCGTGTGGAACTCTCACACCTCGGTAGGCAATATCCTGGGTTCGCTCATCGCCGGCATCTTTGTATCCTCGGCCTGGGGCATGTCCTTCATCGTGCCCGGCATCATTATCGCATCCACGGGCATTCTCTGCTTCTTCTTCCTGGTGGAGA AACCAGAAGATGTCGGCTGCAGCCCTCCACAGCACCAT GAGGACAACGAGAAGGAGCCTCTCTTACAAAACTCATCTAGTAGCGAGGAGATCTTCAGCAGTCCTGGCCTGTCCAACTCTATCTCCTCCGAGTCGACAGAGGAGCACACCGAGGCCATCAGCTTCTGTGGGGCCCTCAGGATACCT GGTGTAATGgagttctccctctgtctgctgtTCGCTAAGCTTGTTAGCTACACCTTTCTCTACTGGcttcctctctacatctctaatGTTG CCCATTTTGACCCCAAGGAAGCTGGGGACATGTCAACACTATTTGATGTAGGAGGAATTGTGG GGGGCGTTGTGGCTGGACTGGTGTCGGACCAAACTGGGGGCAGAGCCTCAACCTGCTGTGTCATGTTAATAGTGGCTGCTCCTATG CTGTTCCTGTACAACCACATTGGACAGCATAGCCTAGCAACCACAATCG GGATGCTGTTGGTGTGTGGAGCCCTGGTGAACGGACCCTACGCCCTCATCACCACCGCTGTGTCTGCTGACCTG GGGACACATGAGAGCCTGAGTGGAAACTCTAGAGCGTTGTCAACGGTCACGGCCATAATTGACGGCACAGGGTCAATAG GTGCTGCCCTAGGTCCTCTGTTAGCAGGAGTGATCTCTCCGACGGGGTGGAACAATGTCTTCTTCATGCTGATCACTGCTGATATCCTCGCCTGTTTG CTGCTGTCCAGGCTGGTGTATAAGGAGGTGAGGGGCTGGTGTGGACACAGCCCCAGACAAAGAGG